A window of the Canis lupus baileyi chromosome 8, mCanLup2.hap1, whole genome shotgun sequence genome harbors these coding sequences:
- the DCUN1D3 gene encoding DCN1-like protein 3 translates to MGQCVTKCKNPSSTLGSKNGDRDPSSKSHSRRSAGHREEQPPACGKPGGDILVNGTKKAEAATEPCQLPTSSGDAGREPKSNAEESSLQRLEELFRRYKDEREDAILEEGMERFCNDLCVDPTEFRVLLLAWKFQAATMCKFTRKEFFDGCKAISADSIDGICARFPSLLTEAKQEDKFKDLYRFTFQFGLDSEEGQRSLHREIAIALWKLVFTQNNPPVLDQWLNFLTENPSGIKGISRDTWNMFLNFTQVIGPDLSNYSEDEAWPSLFDTFVEWEMERRKREGEGRGALSSGPEGLCPGEQT, encoded by the exons ATGGGCCAGTGTGTCACCAAGTGCAAGAATCCCTCATCAACCCTGGGCAGCAAGAACGGAGACCGTGACCCCAGCAGCAAGTCACACAGCAGACGGAGCGCAGGCCACCGTGAGGAACAGCCACCAGCGTGTGGCAAGCCAGGCGGGGATATCCTTGTGAATGGGACCAAGAAGGCAGAGGCTGCCACTGAGCCCTGCCAGCTGCCAACGTCCTCTGGAGATGCCGGGAGGGAGCCCAAGTCCAATGCTGAGGAGTCTTCCCTGCAGAGGCTGGAAGAACTGTTTAGGCGCTACAAGGATGAGCGGGAGGATGCAATTTTGGAGGAAGGCATGGAGCGCTTTTGCAATGACTTATGTGTTGACCCCACAGAATTTCGAGTGCTGCTCTTGGCTTGGAAGTTCCAGGCTGCTACCATGTGCAAATTCACCAG GAAGGAGTTTTTTGATGGCTGCAAAGCAATAAGTGCAGACAGCATTGATGGGATCTGTGCACGATTCCCTAGCCTCTTAACAGAAGCCAAACAAGAGGATAAATTCAAGGATCTCTACCGGTTTACATTTCAGTTTGGTCTGGACTCTGAAGAAGGGCAGCGGTCACTGCATCGGGAAATAGCCATCGCCCTGTGGAAATTAGTCTTTACCCAGAACAATCCTCCAGTATTGGACCAGTGGCTAAACTTCCTAACGGAGAATCCCTCGGGGATCAAGGGCATCTCCCGGGACACTTGGAACATGTTCCTTAACTTCACTCAGGTGATTGGCCCTGACCTCAGCAACTACAGTGAAGATGAGGCCTGGCCAAGTCTCTTCGATACCTTTGTGGAGTGGGAAATGGAGCGAAGGAAAcgagaaggggaagggagaggtgcACTCAGCTCAGGGCCCGAGGGCTTGTGTCCCGGGGAGCAGACTTAG